A single window of Vibrio sp. HB236076 DNA harbors:
- a CDS encoding BCCT family transporter encodes MSQPSKAIHTPNRANYIATHPPQSWSQKLQLTNPVFLLSGSFLFLFVLTALIAPSWLTSNINRAFSITTSTFGGFWQVLLLANFLIGFALALLPSGAARLGALKQPEIANFKWLSIILCTLLAGGGVFWAAAEPIAHFVSPPPLFGDGASTWQRATNALAQSFLHWGFLAWAILGCLSSVVLMHLHYDKGLPLKPRTLLYPVLGQRAVSGWIANLIDALSIIAVAAGTIGPIGFLGLQISYAINDLFGLANTFTTQALVIVFAVAMYTISALTGLSKGIQIISRYNIILSLILVLFLLIAGPTSFILNGYLGGVTTMIKEFVPMALYRQDPDWLSWWTVFFWGWFIGYGPMMAIFIARISRGRTVRQLILSVSLIAPLITCFWFSIVGGSGLAFELANPGSIASGFEGFNLPGALLAITSQLPYPTVVALAFLLLTTTFIVTTGDSMTYTISVVISGDSHPNAAIRAFWGMVMGAMAIVLISMGSGGISALQSFIVITAVPASFILLPSLWQAPKIAFKMAKEQQASS; translated from the coding sequence ATGTCTCAACCTTCTAAGGCGATACACACGCCAAATCGCGCGAATTATATCGCCACTCATCCCCCGCAAAGCTGGTCACAAAAATTGCAACTGACGAACCCCGTGTTTTTGCTCAGCGGCAGTTTTTTGTTCTTATTTGTCCTGACCGCTCTGATCGCCCCTTCTTGGCTAACCTCTAACATCAATCGCGCTTTTTCGATAACCACGTCGACCTTCGGTGGTTTTTGGCAAGTCTTACTGTTGGCCAATTTTCTCATCGGTTTCGCATTGGCCTTGCTTCCTTCTGGTGCAGCTCGACTCGGCGCCTTAAAGCAACCAGAGATCGCAAACTTTAAATGGCTGTCGATCATTTTATGCACCTTACTGGCTGGCGGGGGCGTATTTTGGGCCGCGGCTGAGCCCATCGCTCACTTTGTCTCACCTCCACCGCTATTTGGTGATGGTGCCAGCACGTGGCAACGCGCCACCAACGCACTTGCCCAGTCGTTTTTACACTGGGGTTTCCTCGCTTGGGCCATCTTAGGTTGCTTGTCTTCTGTGGTCTTAATGCATTTGCATTATGACAAGGGCCTGCCTCTAAAGCCGCGCACTTTACTTTACCCTGTCCTTGGCCAGCGCGCCGTCTCTGGTTGGATCGCCAACCTGATTGATGCCTTGAGTATTATTGCCGTCGCAGCGGGTACCATTGGTCCGATTGGTTTTCTCGGCTTGCAGATTAGCTATGCCATCAATGATCTGTTTGGCTTGGCCAATACCTTTACCACTCAAGCATTGGTCATCGTCTTTGCCGTTGCGATGTACACCATTTCTGCCTTAACGGGATTGAGCAAAGGCATACAAATCATTAGTCGCTATAACATCATTCTCTCGCTTATCTTGGTGTTGTTTCTTCTTATCGCCGGCCCGACGAGCTTCATCCTCAATGGCTATCTGGGTGGCGTAACGACAATGATCAAAGAATTTGTGCCGATGGCCCTCTATCGCCAAGACCCTGACTGGTTAAGCTGGTGGACAGTCTTTTTCTGGGGCTGGTTTATTGGTTATGGCCCCATGATGGCGATTTTCATTGCTCGCATTTCACGCGGACGAACCGTACGTCAACTCATTTTGTCCGTCAGTCTCATCGCGCCGCTTATTACGTGCTTTTGGTTCAGTATTGTCGGTGGCAGTGGCTTGGCATTTGAACTCGCCAACCCAGGTTCGATTGCCAGTGGGTTCGAAGGCTTCAACCTGCCCGGCGCTTTGCTGGCAATCACCTCGCAATTGCCATACCCAACCGTGGTCGCTCTCGCCTTTTTATTGCTGACGACAACCTTCATTGTGACAACCGGTGATTCGATGACCTATACGATCAGTGTCGTCATCAGTGGTGACAGTCACCCTAATGCAGCGATTCGCGCATTTTGGGGGATGGTGATGGGAGCCATGGCCATCGTTTTGATCTCCATGGGTTCTGGTGGTATTTCCGCTCTTCAATCTTTTATTGTTATCACCGCGGTACCAGCATCGTTTATCTTGCTGCCGAGCCTGTGGCAGGCACCTAAAATTGCCTTTAAGATGGCGAAAGAGCAACAAGCGTCTTCGTAA
- a CDS encoding MFS transporter, which produces MQSTSTISSDRETRGNHQVNTLSKLGGFTLLLVATLTIMVGAVLAPGLTSISSELGMSDHAALLITLPALGVVLLAPFFGLLIDKWGARPTLLLSLVGYFIFGCGGAFLSQHWLIVFDRVVLGGFAAGAMASGTALITHWYTGHARLSMIAKQGMAIELGGVVFLFLGGLLSEWNWQGPFLIYALAALIFVLVVAMIPKQTPLDEVKESDSESVQSTSIKSVLTFATLAMATFYSMFVTLPGHLGNVGFSEAHVGYFLAFISFMAVIAAMLMPKMIKKTNEQITLSCAFVCFAIAHGLFSVSDAVAVMVLAAVITGIGFGFSIPLLNHATVERSDESNRGRNLSYFAMAVFIGQFMTSGLSFLPLSSQGIFVLCAAIALLCAIKVKWAKTL; this is translated from the coding sequence ATGCAATCAACATCGACGATATCATCGGACCGTGAGACAAGAGGAAATCACCAGGTAAATACGCTCTCTAAGTTAGGAGGGTTCACTTTATTATTGGTCGCGACGCTGACTATCATGGTTGGGGCGGTATTAGCACCTGGCTTGACCTCTATCTCATCTGAATTGGGAATGAGTGATCACGCCGCGTTATTGATTACCTTACCCGCGCTAGGCGTGGTGCTGTTGGCGCCCTTTTTTGGGTTGTTGATTGATAAGTGGGGAGCGAGACCGACATTGTTGCTCAGTTTGGTTGGCTATTTTATTTTTGGGTGTGGCGGGGCCTTTTTATCGCAGCATTGGCTGATCGTGTTCGATCGCGTGGTGCTAGGTGGCTTTGCCGCTGGTGCCATGGCCAGTGGTACGGCGTTGATCACGCATTGGTACACCGGACACGCACGCCTTAGCATGATTGCCAAACAAGGCATGGCGATTGAGTTAGGCGGGGTGGTTTTCCTTTTCTTAGGTGGATTACTCAGTGAGTGGAATTGGCAAGGTCCCTTTTTGATTTATGCCTTAGCGGCACTGATCTTTGTGTTGGTTGTGGCAATGATTCCCAAACAAACCCCTCTCGACGAGGTCAAAGAAAGCGATAGCGAATCAGTGCAATCGACATCGATTAAGTCGGTATTAACGTTTGCGACACTGGCGATGGCAACGTTTTATAGTATGTTTGTGACCTTACCTGGTCACCTTGGTAACGTGGGGTTCTCCGAAGCTCATGTTGGGTATTTCTTGGCATTTATTTCTTTTATGGCGGTTATTGCTGCCATGTTGATGCCGAAAATGATCAAAAAAACCAATGAACAAATAACCTTGAGTTGCGCCTTTGTGTGTTTTGCGATTGCTCATGGCTTATTTAGTGTCAGCGATGCTGTCGCGGTTATGGTCTTGGCTGCGGTGATCACTGGGATTGGTTTTGGCTTTTCGATCCCCTTGCTCAATCATGCCACGGTTGAACGCAGTGATGAGAGCAATCGCGGCCGCAATTTGTCTTATTTTGCCATGGCGGTGTTTATTGGTCAGTTCATGACCTCTGGTTTGTCTTTTCTTCCCCTCAGTTCACAGGGTATTTTTGTCTTGTGTGCTGCGATTGCACTGCTTTGCGCTATCAAGGTAAAGTGGGCGAAGACACTGTAA